A stretch of the Nicotiana tabacum cultivar K326 chromosome 6, ASM71507v2, whole genome shotgun sequence genome encodes the following:
- the LOC142182168 gene encoding DUF724 domain-containing protein 7-like: MATMEETELEMGNLSPTNNLAPFSIGNKVEVTREEVGYRGAWYEAIIVEPNPIQKKKRGFLVQYKHLLSDIKDVSESIPKIEFITKRSLLRPAPPPLATVDERRSFKVKDVVDAFHLAGWWKGVVASVVGDDGGKGSRFRVAFKDPDEELEFSQNDLRLHVDWVGGKWVPPVPTHEQIGKPRVVGSVDNQSSHGVEERIDCSPAETEHSNDGASLKKRPEMLDTETGGLQPLKKLKSRKHVSFALENQEFPKRTRDKDGKQSDSGFLIVEGSSKRNTGDLSDHRSLAVPQGVEKQVVESTLHEVVNEQNATKQVELSSTSCINTSAGASAAADQPCVENSTQQPDGTPDTKLNSITTPKPSLVLPFRKNSTLWGIVESAEVFARSPQNPHFSPLAQYEENKREDVALQKMINYAYVVEKIPKLTSTELSNSSLINDMLAFVKDWEENGFDVILYKRGLNDILLNNERQNHFVDKLEEVDGRIKNCNLEKTRAEKEIEEKDMKIKDLERELMAAKSTMETMDQAKAVMDQEMLVFRSKESAICGEIRHVQLLFEATVASLKQIFS; this comes from the exons ATGGCGACAATGGAGGAGACGGAGTTAGAAATGGGGAATTTATCACCAACTAATAATTTGGCGCCCTTCAGCATAGGCAATAAAGTGGAAGTCACCAGAGAAGAAGTGGGTTATAGAGGAGCCTGGTACGAAGCCATCATTGTGGAACCAAACCctatccaaaagaaaaaaaggggtttCTTAGTTCAGTACAAGCATCTCTTATCTGACATAAAAGATGTGAGTGAATCAATACCTAAAATCGAGTTCATTACAAAACGGTCCCTCTTACGACCCGCCCCGCCGCCGCTTGCGACGGTGGATGAGCGGAGGTCCTTTAAGGTGAAGGATGTTGTTGATGCATTTCATCTTGCTGGCTGGTGGAAAGGAGTGGTTGCTTCGGTTGTTGGTGATGATGGTGGTAAAGGTAGCCGGTTCCGGGTCGCTTTTAAAGATCCGGATGAGGAGCTTGAGTTTTCTCAAAATGACTTGAGATTACATGTTGATTGGGTTGGCGGAAAGTGGGTGCCCCCTGTTCCGACTCATGAACAG ATCGGAAAACCAAGAGTAGTTGGTTCTGTTGATAATCAATCAAGTCATGGCGTGGAGGAAAGAATTGATTGTTCACCAGCCGAAACTGAACATTCTAATGATGGGG CCTCTTTGAAGAAGAGACCGGAGATGTTGGATACTGAGACTGGCGGGTTACAGCCGCTGAAGAAGTTAAAAAGTAGAAAACATGTTTCTTTTGCGTTGGAGAATCAAGAATTTCCCAAGCGCACCAGAGATAAGGATGGGAAGCAAAGTGATTCTGGATTTCTGATTGTTGAG GGTAGCAGCAAAAGAAACACTGGGGACCTGTCTGACCACCGATCACTTGCTGTGCCACAAG GTGTGGAGAAACAAGTAGTTGAAAGCACTCTCCATGAAGTGGTTAATGAACAGAATGCAACAAAGCAAGTTGAGTTATCTTCAACTAGTTGTATAAATACTTCAGCAG GTGCCTCTGCTGCAGCAGACCAACCATGTGTTGAGAACAGTACTCAACAACCTGATGGAACGCCAGATACTAAACTTAATTCCATCACTACGCCTAAGCCGAGTCTTGTTCTTCCATTTAGGAAGAACTCCACTCTTTGGGGAATAGTTGAATCTGCGGAAGTATTTGCAAGGAGTCCACAAAATCCACATTTTTCACCATTAGCTCAATATGAGGAGAATAAACGAGAAGACGTGGCTTTACAAAAGATGATAAATTATGCTTACGTTGTTGAGAAGATACCAAAGTTAACATCCACAGAACTTAGTAATTCATCTCTCATTAATGACATGCTGGCATTTGTCAAGGACTGGGAGGAAAATGGATTTGATGTTATTCTGTATAAACGTGGCTTGAATGATATACTGTTGAACAACGAGAGGCAAAATCACTTCGTAGACAAGTTGGAAGAAGTAGATGGCAGAATAAAAAACTGCAATCTTGAGAAGACAAGAGCTGAAAAAGAGATTGAAGAGAAGGATATGAAGATAAAAGATCTGGAGAGAGAACTAATGGCAGCCAAGAGCACGATGGAGACAATGGACCAGGCGAAGGCGGTAATGGATCAGGAGATGTTGGTATTCAGGTCCAAAGAGAGTGCCATCTGTGGCGAAATTCGACATGTTCAGCTTCTCTTTGAGGCAACAGTAGCTTCGCTGAAGCAAATCTTCAGCTGA